In one window of Ovis aries strain OAR_USU_Benz2616 breed Rambouillet chromosome 3, ARS-UI_Ramb_v3.0, whole genome shotgun sequence DNA:
- the LOC101122347 gene encoding NEDD4-like E3 ubiquitin-protein ligase WWP1, producing the protein MATASPRSDTSNNHSGRLQLQVTVSSAKLKRKKNWFGTAIYTEVAADGESKKTAKSSSSSNPKWDEQLTVNVTPQTTLEFRVWSHHTIKADALLGRATVDLKQALLIHNRKLEKVKEQLKLSLETKNGVVQTGELTVVLDGLVIEQENITNGSSSPAIEVQQNGDAFHEDREPSARTATRLAAEDTNGIDNHVPTNTVVQNSCCSSVINGDSTPSPSQVAARPKNTPAPKPLTSEPANDTVNGDSPSSAPTENTPSTGTAIGSGEPALSSNCTSTPVEDPPVQETLTSSENNECIVSNSAAFGSEARSALDPSTSNSASSSAFEAAKLRQPDGCMEPVRQQSGGANTETLPSGWEQRRDPHGRTYYVDHNTRTTTWERPQPLPPGWERRVDDRGRVYYVDHNTRTTTWQRPTMESVRNFEQWQSQRSQLQGAMQQFNQRYLYSASMLAAENDPYGPLPPGWEKRVDSTDRVYFVNHNTKTTQWEDPRTQGLQNEEPLPEGWEIRYTREGVRYFVDHNTRTTTFKDPRNGKSSVTKGGPQIAYERSFRWKLAHFRYLCQSNALPSHVKINVSRQTLFEDSFQQIMALKPYDLRRRLYVIFRGEEGLDYGGLAREWFFLLSHEVLNPMYCLFEYAGKNNYCLQINPASTINPDLLSYFCFIGRFIAMALFHGKFIDTGFSLPFYKRMLSKKLTIKDLESIDTEFYNSLIWIRDNNIEECGLEMYFSVDMEILGKVTSHDLKLGGSNILVTEENKDEYIGLMTEWRFSRGVQEQTKAFLDGFNEVVPLQWLQYFDEKELEVMLCGMQEVDLADWQRNTVYRHYTRNSKQIIWFWQFVKETDNEVRMRLLQFVTGTCRLPLGGFAELMGSNGPQKFCIEKVGKDTWLPRSHTCFNRLDLPPYKSYEQLKEKLLFAIEETEGFGQE; encoded by the coding sequence ATGGCCACTGCTTCGCCAAGGTCTGATACTAGTAATAACCACAGTGGAAGGTTGCAGTTACAGGTAACTGTTTCTAGTgccaaactgaaaagaaaaaagaactggtTTGGAACAGCAATATATACAGAAGTAGCTGCAGATGGAGAAagtaagaaaacagcaaaatccaGTAGTTCTTCTAATCCAAAATGGGACGAACAGCTAACTGTaaatgtgaccccacagactacattGGAATTTCGAGTTTGGAGTCATCATACTATAAAAGCAGATGCTTTATTAGGAAGAGCAACAGTAGATTTGAAACAAGCTCTGTTAATACAcaatagaaaattggaaaaagtgaaagaacaaTTAAAACTTTCCTTGGAAACCAAGAATGGTGTCGTGCAAACTGGTGAATTAACAGTTGTGCTTGATGGACTGGTGATTGagcaagaaaatataacaaaCGGCAGCTCATCTCCAGCCATAGAAGTACAGCAAAATGGTGATGCCTTCCATGAAGACAGAGAGCCTTCAGCAAGGACAGCCACCAGGTTGGCTGCTGAAGATACTAACGGGATAGATAATCATGTACCTACAAACACTGTAGTACAAAACTCGTGCTGTTCATCTGTAATTAACGGGGACAGCACACCATCTCCATCTCAGGTTGCTGCCAGACCCAAAAACACACCAGCTCCAAAACCACTCACATCTGAGCCTGCCAATGACACTGTTAATGGAGACTCACCCTCATCTGCACCGACTGAAAACACTCCCAGCACGGGTACTGCAATAGGATCTGGAGAACCCGCCTTGTCTTCAAATTGCACTAGTACTCCTGTTGAAGACCCTCCAGTTCAAGAAACACTGACCTCCTCGGAAAACAATGAATGTATTGTCTCTAACAGTGCAGCCTTTGGATCTGAAGCTCGAAGTGCATTAGATCCTTCCACCTCCAATTCTGCAAGTAGCTCTGCTTTTGAAGCAGCCAAATTAAGACAGCCTGACGGATGTATGGAACCTGTCCGGCAGCAGTCTGGAGGTGCCAACACAGAAACGCTGCCTTCAGGGTGGGAACAGAGAAGAGATCCTCACGGTAGAACctactatgtggatcataacaccCGGACGACCACGTGGGAGAGGCCGCAGCCTCTGCCTCCAGGTTGGGAAAGAAGAGTTGATGATCGAGGCAGAGTGTATTACGTGGACCATAACACCAGGACAACCACCTGGCAGCGGCCCACCATGGAGTCAGTCCGGAACTTTGAGCAGTGGCAGTCCCAGCGGAGCCAGCTGCAGGGAGCTATGCAGCAGTTCAACCAGCGATACCTCTACTCGGCTTCAATGTTAGCAGCAGAAAATGACCCATACGGACCTTTGCCACCAGGCTGGGAAAAAAGAGTGGATTCAACAGACAGAGTTTACTTCGTGAATCATAACACAAAAACAACCCAGTGGGAGGACCCCAGAACTCAAGGTTTGCAGAATGAAGAACCCCTGCCAGAAGGTTGGGAAATTAGGTATACCCGGGAAGGTGTGAGGTACTTTGTTGATCATAATACAAGAACAACAACATTCAAAGATCCTCGCAATGGAAAGTCATCTGTAACTAAAGGTGGTCCACAGATTGCCTATGAACGCAGCTTCAGGTGGAAACTCGCTCACTTCCGTTATTTGTGCCAGTCTAATGCTCTACCCAGTCACGTAAAGATCAATGTGTCCCGGCAGACGTTGTTTGAAGATTCCTTCCAACAGATTATGGCATTAAAACCCTATGACTTGAGGAGGCGATTATATGTAATATTTAGAGGAGAAGAAGGACTTGATTATGGTGGCCTAGCAAGAGAATGGTTTTTCTTGCTTTCACATGAAGTTTTGAACCCCATGTATTGCTTATTTGAGTATGCTGGCAAGAACAATTACTGTCTACAGATAAATCCAGCATCAACTATTAATCCAGACCTTCTTTCATACTTTTGTTTCATTGGTCGCTTTATTGCTATGGCACTCTTTCATGGGAAGTTTATTGATACTGGTTTCTCGTTACCCTTCTACAAGCGTATGCTAAGTAAAAAACTGACTATTAAGGATTTGGAATCGATTGATACTGAATTTTATAATTCCCTTATCTGGATAAGAGACAACAACATTGAAGAATGTGGCTTAGAAATGTACTTTTCTGTTGACATGGAGATTTTGGGAAAGGTTACATCACATGACCTGAAGTTGGGAGGTTCCAATATCCTAGTGACAGAGGAGAACAAAGATGAATATATTGGTTTAATGACTGAGTGGCGTTTTTCTCGAGGAGTACAAGAACAGACCAAAGCTTTCCTTGATGGCTTTAATGAGGTTGTTCCCCTTCAGTGGCTGCAGTACTTTGATGAAAAAGAATTGGAGGTTATGTTGTGTGGCATGCAGGAGGTCGACCTGGCAGATTGGCAGAGAAACACTGTGTATCGCCATTATACCAGAAACAGCAAGCAAATCATTTGGTTTTGGCAGTTTGTGAAGGAGACAGACAATGAAGTGAGAATGCGACTACTGCAGTTTGTCACTGGGACCTGCCGTTTACCTCTAGGAGGATTCGCTGAACTCATGGGAAGTAATGGGCCTCAAAAGTTTTGCATTGAAAAAGTTGGCAAAGACACCTGGCTACCAAGAAGCCACACATGTTTTAATCGCTTGGATCTACCACCATATAAGAGTTACGAACAACTGAAGGAAAAACTTCTTTTTGCAATAGAAGAAACAGAGGGATTTGGACAAGAATGA